From Coregonus clupeaformis isolate EN_2021a chromosome 2, ASM2061545v1, whole genome shotgun sequence:
GTGGAACCTAAATCAGTGCCGTTAAGTGTGGAACATTCAATAAACCAAGGCAGTGGGGTACATGCAGACAGACTGGAACATTCAATAAACCAAGGCAGTGGGGTACATGCAGACAGACTGGAACATTCAATAAACCAAGGCAGTGGGATACATGCAGACATACTGGAACATTCAATAAACCAAGGCAGTGGGGTACATGCAGACATACTGGAACATTCAATAAACCAAGGCAGTGGGGTACATGCAGACATACTGGAACATTCAATAAACCAAGGCAGTGGGGTACATGCACACAGACTGGAACATTCAATAAACCAAGGCAGTGGGGTACATGCACACAGACTGGAACATTCAATAAACCAAGGCAGTGGGGTACATGCACACAGACTGGAACATTCAATAAACCAAGGCAGTGGGGTACATGCACACAGACTGGAACATTCAATAAACCAAGGCAGTGGGGTACATGCAGACAGACTGGAACATTCAATAAACCAAGGCAGTGGggtacatgcacacagacaggcacTTGTTTAACGTCCTAAAAAGGGAAGAAAGAGGGATTTACTAAAGAAGTTAGCTAAGTAGCACAGAATGAGGTGTTCTCTGTTCTTTGCCGCcctcacacacacaattataATGCAGAATGCACACCAACACACAGAGATATACACTGACATGGTTCTTGACACAGCTCTTTAGCCAGCATGTTTGAAGAGCAGAGGCTGTcaaatgactgtgtggccaagcaactcaatcatcaagtttgcagaagacacaacagtagtaggcttgattaccaacaatgatgagatagcctacagggaggaggtgagggctctgggagtgtggtgccaggaagataacctctcactcaacatcaacaaaacaaatgagatgatcgtggacttggccatcactgacaaactgaaatggcccacccacgcagacagtgtggtgaaggcgcaacagagcctcttcaacctcaggaggctgaagaaatttggcatggcacctaaaaccctcaaacttttacagatgcaccattgagagcatcctgtcgggctgtatcaccgcctggtacggcaactgcaccgcctgcaaccgcagggctctccagagggtggtgcggtctgctgaacgcattactgggggcaaactacccgccctccaggacacctacagcacccggtcacaggaaggccaaaaagatcatcaaggacatcaaccacccgagccactgtctgttcaccccgctatcatccagaaggtgaggtcagtacaggtgcatcaaagctgggaccgagagactgaaaaacagcttatatctcaaggccatcagactgttaaatagtcatcactagcacattagaggctgctgccgcCTATATAAATCACTgaccactttaagaaattgaacactagtcactttaataatgtttacatatcttgcactactcatctcatatgtatatactgtattctattctataatattctactgtatcttagtctatgccgctctgtcattgctcgtccatctatgtatatatttttaattccattccttacttagatttgtgtgtattgggtatatgttgtgaaattgttagatattacttgttagatattactgcactgtcggagctagaagcacaagcatttcgctacacccgcaataacatctgctaaacacgtgtatttgACAAATTAAATTTGACATGGTTTATCACCTCTGTTACTTTCTCCTCAGTGAGTTGACTAGCTGTGTCCAGCCTGACTGACACTGGGACAAATATCACAGAACACCCACCCAATCCACACCCATTTCAATGACTCAACACATGGGCCTACAATACCGATCATCACCTAGTGGGCTACGTCAGTAGCATAGAACAATGGATCAATGATAAGATAAGAACTCATGATCCATGCCTAACAAAGCTCCATCCTTCCAGATGATCATGAGATAAAACAGAGACCGAACACAACAGAAAGCATGTGAATGTGATGAAATGAGAGAAAACAGAAAAAGAAACAGTCGAGGAGAGGAAAAATGTAAGTATGTAGAAGATTAGATTCCTGCAGTGAGCGAATGCATTCCTCTGCCTGCTTGCCCTGACATAGCAGACTTTTATTACACAAGTCACTTATCCAGTTAGGACAGACCGAGCTCACGCTCTTTAGGCTACATACTCTGCACCTGTAGGGTTTACTAGGTACCACAGTCAAAGCCTatatcagggttccccaactggcggcccgcgtatttggccccccaagttcaGATATATATTTTGATGTTTATTGTttgacataaaagactgtaaaaggCAGCCCTGCATGCTGTTTTTCTGTTCTACATGCATATATCTGACTCAAGCTCAAAGCCATGTCATCTCTAACGACAACACCGCTCTTTTTCTTAATCCACTGTGGAATCTCTACTAATAATATCCATCCCCCTGCAACCCCCTACCTCTCCCCAATTCTCCCTACGACTCTCCCCccatttccctctccctccttcagaTCCAAGAGGCTCCTCCAGGTGCATTTACCACTCCAGTTTCACATGAGCTCTCATTCTCTGAGCTATaatatgctcttatccagagagaggGGCTGCCCCGCCAGGTGCACTCATCGGCAggaagcctagtggttaagagcattgggccactaactgaaaggtcgctggtttgaatccccgagcagGCAAGGTGGacaaatctgccgttctgcctttgagcaaggcagttaacccccaacaataaCTGCTCCCTGGGTGCCGATgacatggatgtcgattaaggcagcccccgcacctctctgattcagagtggTTGAGTTAAACATGGaagacatttcagttgaatgcattcagttgtgcatcTGACTAGGTATCCTACTTTCCCCCGCACAGCTAATGAGAGACTGAACAACTCAACAGGCAGAGGTCATGGGTTGTGTTACAGTGTTACAAAACTCTCACTGTGTGTAGAACTACTGTCAGAGGGTTCATCATCAGCCAATCAGTGGCCTCTGTCTAGTGGGATGGGCATCAGGTGGGGGCAGTGTTGCATGCTGGGAAGGGTTATTTCTGCTTGAGGTGTGTCCAGGCAGGGTTGATCTAATGACCTCTGTGTTAGAGCTGAGGCGAACAACCGAAAATGATCGACACCGACCACTTATCGCTGACATTTTTCTGATATCATTCATCACATTGAATTACCCATTCTTACCATGGGTACTCTCACTGGCTATGATGTTACTATATCCCCCTCCATCAGGTTACTACAGCCAGCGCGATGTACCGCATGTCAGTGTTTAACTCTACCATACAAAGTAACATATTCTTTCTGTTGATGATTTAAATATATTTCTCATTCAAAATCGTTTATGTTATTGTGACGTGTAAATGACATTTCAGAATATTATCCCGCAAGGGAGACCATGCAAATTCCTTGCCTACGTGTGAAAGTGCAGAACAGAGAATAAAATGTATTCCATATGATGTACTGTACTATACCCCGGTTCAATCCGGAGACAGTAACCTGTGAAAAACCCTAACCGTTTCATCTCCAAAACAAACACGAACTTGCTACCGGGTTACAGTTTCCAAACCGCGAGTCACGCCGTTTGCTACAATGTCACTCATTGCAACGCTTCAGAGTTGGACATGAGGTGGATAGCTACCTACTTCCTCATTGGTTCACAAACCAAGGTTTGACATTAGCCTTGCAGATTTCAGAGTGGTGGGAAAACACGCtgaataatattataatataacTGGCTGCAAATTAAATATAATCACAAGCAGGTTTGGTAGGCAGAGATACAAGTGATATAATGACAAGCCACTTGTTCTACCAAAAAGTAGCTGTTGATGCGTCCACACTTGTTCAGCATGTTGTCATCAGAGCTCTAAAGTAACATTGAACAGGAgtgcgttagctagctaactcacaaGCAGTGAAATATTAAATGAATACGTACAAATTTCTTTTTCCCGTCTCCATCTTCATaacttttcttttctttcttgtCCTTCTTGCTTTTGGGAGTAGCAGCAGAGGCAGAATTCCCCGCATTAGGATCCATTGTGATTTAGACAATTTCCTCAAAGGGAGAACAAAAATAAACCCCAAAACACACCCGGTGATTTCCGTATTTTTACACAAAACAAACTTACGCCCCACTACCAAGTTATCAAAAGCTGTCCTTTCCGACGAAAAAAAGTCTGAGTAGCCCCTGAGGACTGTCTGTACTAGTTTACTGCTTTTGGACTAGTTACTTTTAGCAAGTGGCTAGCTGTAGCCAATAACCCGAACCCCCCGCCTGTGACTGAAAAAGGAGGGAAATTTAAAGTACCCCCAAACAACGGAAGGAAATGTATAGGAGCCACTCTTGACGACTCTTTGTTGTTGCACCAAACACAACTTTACCATTACATCTAGCTAGTTAATGTTGCGCAATAGTCTTCCCAAAGAAAGAGGTTGTCCGTAATCCTCGCAAATTTTGAGTGCCTCCCTGTCTATGCGGTAGAGAATGATGGCTGACTAGCTAGATATCTTAAAACTCGGTAAAAAAAAAATTTGACGGTTCTTCCTACTACCACAAGTTGTTTCTATACAACACCGTGGTCATGTCACTGTTGACTCCATTATTATAGTTTCCCCAAATTCGTGTCATTACTGCAACAAATTAACTTTCCCGAGTGACAGCGTTCAAACACGTCCACAGTAGTCTTCTTCCTGTCCTAACAAATTGGAACGGATGGGGGAGGAGCCATGCGCACTAGAACTACACCTGAGAGACATGACATTTACAGTAGAAGGACGGGTTGCCCTCAAGTCGTTCTTGTAAATTTGATGAATGTGAACAAAAGTCACATGTGAAGTAGAACGACGCAAAACAAATTAATCAAATCATGCTTAATAAAAATAGAAAAGTTGAAGGCTACATTTAAAGTGATTGAAATGTAGCTTTGAGTAAAGTAGTCTATAATTTCAGAATCCCCCCTCCCCCTATATTTTTGGGGACATATTTTACTCTTTCCAGCTCAGCTCCAGCATGACAAAATCCCGTTAGAATGTGTTTGGGGTGTGGTTCATAGTCTATATTTTTAACCATCCCAACATATGGAGTTGAGAATGTTATTGTACTCACTCTATGTCTtaaaaacacaaacagacacaacaATAGAACAGACACAACAATAGAACGAATCCACCTCTGCAGTTCATTGTGATATGGAAATACTATTTTCCTCATAAGCTTAAATTTGATTCACAATTTCATAATTATTTCCTTAGATTTCAAGATAAGACTAATGACAGTCTTAGGCTACCACCTAGTGGTTAAAACACGAACAGCAGGTTCGTTTTCTGTCAACGGTTGGCCTGATTTATCTCCGGGTCATTCAAGTGTCAAGAAAGTTTCACCCTTGtctaaaacaaatcaaattatcaCGATTCTGAGCACAACAAGTTTCAATGACTTAGCAGTAAAATCGACTAGAATTATGGGGCTACGTTAGAGTATAGGCAGCATTAGCAGTGGTCTATCTTTCCACAATATGTATTTATCTTTCCTTCAGAATGTGCCGACTGCGTCGAACCAAATCCAGGCGGGCAGGCCTCCAATTGACTATTATTTTCACTTCAACACTCACAGCAATTTCCATAAAATGTAACTTGCTCAAATTCATGAAAATGTCTTTATCTAGGCTGGCTGAGGAATTCCTTCAATGTAAACCTGCCCTCCTCTGAAAATGGTAGAAAGCAATTAGCTATATGAAGATGCACACACAGGAAATTACAATCTGGAAAGTAATTCAGTTTGGCCACGGCCTAGGCCTACattgcgcgcgcgcacacacacacacacacacacacacacacacacacacacacacacacaggctactcCCTTGTGGTCACAAAACTGTCTTGGCATCTAGTGGATTAGGATATATGTATCTCATTCTCCATCAAGGGTGTTTTGGAACAACATATTTCAGAGTGGAGTCGGCATAGACAGCGAGGCCTCTGGATAAAAGGATAGATAGTCAATTTGTCTTGGGCGATTTATATCAGCGTTAACCACTCGTTCTGCGAGCAATTAAACTAGTACATTGTGAGTGATGGtttaataaaattaaaaaaatgaAAGCGCGTGATAAACAGGGATGCAGTCATGAAACCTCTTGTCTCGGATATTCAACTATCAATCCGTGTCatcccatcatcatcatcatcatcatcatcatcattatcacctATGATTTTCATATAGCCATATTGAACTAGATGGacaaatataatatatttaatcATGGTTTTACACAATACAAAGAATGAAACTTTAAGCTCAGAATTACACAATAGATCTGCAGAAGAGCGCATTACAGTGCTGTAATATAAAATGTTTtatatacaacaacaaaaaaacatacacATTTATATAGGCCTACACGTAATGACATTTAGTGCAGTTTGGAACAGGGCGCGTAATAGGTCTCTATCTCATTGTGCCAAATGAACACATAACGGTTACGCACAGCGTTTGGACCATGCACTGGCTGAAATAGTCAATATCACACATCCTTCCATGAACACATTCATAACACAAGTTACCTAGTCCTACAGACGTTACCAGCTGAGTGGGTCACGGATTCTATTTGTATGAGGTCCGGGCCTCTCGGAGAGACCGATCGTAGGGCATGAAGAAGGAGTTCCTAAGCTGACAGTTGATGAAGAAAACGATGAGCAGCACGAGCAGAAACAGCACCAGACAGATTACCAAGTAGGTGGCTAGGTCCGGTTTGTTCAGCTCCTCTTCCTCCCGCATCCCGCCCCTGCTGCCCGTGGGCCTGAGCAGGGCCGCCATGTTCACCGATCCGTGAGATGCGTTAACGGACACGGTCTCGTGCGTCTGGAGGGCCATCCCTAGGTCGAAGTCTAGTGCGTTGGTGGAATTCAGCAGGATTTGTCTCAACATGACCGCTCGCGTCACCGGCCTTCCACCCGGTCAACGTTCAACTGGGAAGGGAGTAAAATAGCAGTTTCTAATCACAGTTCAATGTGTTGATAGGCTATATAACGATCAATCATGCAAATGTTAACAGTTCACAAACGACCATAAGTGCACAATTGGGCTACAGACCCCTGTGGAAAAGAATGACGCACATGGAAAGAAATGGAGTGTGTCAATACGGCAAACGAACTGAGTGTCTCTATCCATAATAGCCTACCTCATACGAATCTGTTACTTACTTTGGTGTGTGCAGCGGGGTGACCCGCAGCTGAGGTGGAGATCCAGGGAAACAGAGCCCGCATTCCTCAGGCGTTGTTTGCTCTGTCCACTCTCTCCCGGAGAGGACGCGCTCTGGAGAGGCGGTGTTGTTTGGTACTAAATCCGCTGCGCCTACAGACCATATGCCGCCTGTCCTTAAGCCATTCATTTATCCCCACGCAGAACTGAATTTCGCATATCCATGTATGTCTAAGTCACGTAAAATCACCAGAGGTTGTCTAGTCTCGTTACCGGTGATGTAGGCCTAAACCGACATGCAGGAGCTTCTCCGGCTGTAACCGTGAGATCATAAATCCTCTGATTTCTTCATTGAGAGTTCTTACCGTAAACACCAGAGTAGCCTATCTGGACTGTAAGTGACAATGTCGCCCACTATGCAAATGAAAAGGCTAATTGGTATAGCCTAATTGGTCAAGTTTAAAAGGAGGTTATATGGAGACCATCCCATGTGCACGGATTTTCTTTCGGTTGGTTGGTCCAAGTGGCTCCTTAGTGCGCTGTAATGTATTGGTTGGAGCGCGGGTAGAGAGAGGGTAGGCAAGGGGCACATCGGTTCACTCCCGGTTCCTTCTCGCGTCCCACTCACGTTCTTATATCCAGGAAAGGTCGATATGTCTCGGTTTTGAGTGCCTTCAACTCAAAACGATCCCCCAACGGGAATATCGACCCAGACCCGAAgagtggggtgggggagagatagaaaATTGATAGAAGACAGAAATATTCTTggagctctttctctctctctccaggtcgtATACAGCTTCCTCTCTGCCTCGGTTTGTGTGTTGTGGGGAGAGGATAGATTGGttacggagagggagagggcacgCGCCAGATGGGATCCCTGTGCGCACAGGGATGTGTTAAAGTCAAGTGTGTCATGTAATGCcgtgtctccctcactctctccttctctggaTTTTCTCCCAACCGGTCCTTCTTCATTTGAGAGAAAGTGAGTTAAACAATTGTTAGGGCAGTGCGGAATCTCTCAgggtgattagagagagagagagagagagagctttgggtggggagggggaggggggcagttAAAGGGAACAGCCCCCAACCAGACCTGCAACTAGGCTGCATTCTGAATGTATTTATCTTAACCCTCAGGCGTAAAACGCTTGTACATCCAACCCCTCTCCTGAAAAATACAGCATGATGCAAGTCCAGTCTTTTGGTAGAACCTGAAAGTGTGCTTTTCTCAGAGAGAGTGTAGAGTGGATGAGTAATATGACCCTGATATTGATGATGAAATAAGGCCATGCCATAGGTAGCCATATAGAGAGTAGTCAGTGGGGCTGTGGAGATGTGAGGGTTATTCTATTCTGGGATGAACATTTGGAGATGGTGAGGATTTATGGATCATAATAGCTGGAGGCATGTACAGGCACCCAGATATGTTAACCTACAAATCTTAAAGCTTCTTGCCAAAAGTGAGTGGGTTTATACATGGTATGTATAAAAATGTGTTACATTATCACAGTAGCCTTGCATGCCATGCTCAGTGTCACGCAGCTGGTAAATGATACCAATATTATATTATTGTGTTTGGCTGCAGAGATCAACCATTCTCTCTAATAACAGTGACAGCCTCCAGCGCTAACCCTCTAAATGaatgcttttctctctctctctctctctctctctctctctctctctctctctctctctctctctctctctctctctctctctctctctctctctctctctctctctctctctctctctctcatctctcatctctcatctctgcTTGACTGTCCCTATGGAAATCACACTCACCTGCTGTCAGAttgaagaatatcacaaaatagcCATGAATTCAGCACAGCCCCTGTATGGAAACCACAACAATTACATTTGTCAGAGATATTCAGGTGAAGGCGACCACTGGAACCCAGCAATATTGCAGTGGGTATTTGGGTTGAACATGATTAAAACAGCACTACCTTAAAaggttggctggctggttcaTATTCATTATTCATGAGCACCTGTCGTGGTCGCAACAGGACGACAGACTGACAAGGTCCactgagacaaacacacacacacacacacacacacacacacacacacacacacacacacacacacacgcacacacgcacacactcacacacacacctcatacatATCTGCCAAGCGATGAAAGATTAAAAACATTCACCATTGCAGAACAGGAGTTTGATTTCATATGCAATATAAAATATAATATCTTAttattatcttatgtttttactaTCATAACAACATGATACATCTGAATCTATACAATATTACAAGAATTTACTCTCCATAGGGACTTCAATAgcttcctttcctctcctgtcTCTAATGCAGTCATCTTAAACTACATGGAAGGTAGACATGTGGAATGGAATCCTATATCCACCTCACACTGATCAGTGGGAAGACAAAGAGTACATGGTAGAGTATGATGTAATAATGTAACATTCCTTTATGTGAAAACCAAGCCCATTGCATCTTCAATGACCTCTAGACGACTATGTGAAATGTCATCACCTTGTTATGCAACCATACACAAACTTATATAACATGCTGAAAGAGGCTTTAGACCCCAGTGCTTGGCTAAATCTCCTTGTCACAGATGAACACAAGTATAGCCTCAAGTCATGTTTACATATGGAAGGGAAAACATCTCAGTAATTGTGACGGGTAAGGAGATAGTAATAGCTTTTTGCAAGTGACACTCTTTCGCCCTGGGCCTACTTTTCTACAGGCTCCCCAcactctcctccacccccctctgctCAGCACCCAATAAGAATGACCCACTTTCCCAGTGCTCCGCTGTCCAACTCGATCTCTTTACATTCCACTTGCTGACAATCTCACCCGTATTTGCCAAATTCCAGTGCAGTCTCCTGACATGAGGTTGACAAGCAGCTTGCCTACAGAGTGGGGCAACCTACTCTGTCAAAGATGCCTTGCTCCATAGCTAATTGTGTTTCTTATCCAGCTATGCTCATCAGCTGGTAACCCATGACGATGGAATTTGGATTATGAACGCTGTATTGTACTTCTCATCCAGCAGGACTGTAGTAGGCTTTATTAGGGACCccgactatctctctctctctctctctctctctctctctctctctctctctctctctctctctctctctctctctctctctctctctctctctctctctctctctctctctctctctctctctctctctctctctctctctctctcttattaacACATACATCTAATAAAGAAAGAAAGCAAGAAAGACAAACGTCAATTTATGGAGCAGCAAGGGATCAAGTCTTGGGTCTTT
This genomic window contains:
- the LOC121586060 gene encoding small integral membrane protein 32-like yields the protein MLRQILLNSTNALDFDLGMALQTHETVSVNASHGSVNMAALLRPTGSRGGMREEEELNKPDLATYLVICLVLFLLVLLIVFFINCQLRNSFFMPYDRSLREARTSYK